The Anaerolineales bacterium region GAAACAGAATCAAATTCCAGTCGGGTATGAAGCGGCTCTTCATCCAATCCTCTAATTCTCCAGTCTCCAGTCTCTGGTCTCGATACGCCCTTCGCAACAAACGCTCAGGGCTACTCGACCACCACCAATTACCACTTACAAATTACCATCCTTCAACATCTCCTTCGCCGCCAACATCCCCGCCGCGCCCATCACTCCTCCGCCAGGATGCGCGCCGCTTGCGCCGAAGTAATAACCTTTGAGCGGCGTGCGGAAATCTGCCCATTGCGGCGTGGGGCGCAGGAAAAAGATTTGATGCAGTAACAACTCGCCGTGAAAAATATTTCCGCCTGTGATGCCCGCGATGGCTTCGATGTCCTTCGGCGAAATCACCTGCATACCCACAATACATTTGCGGATGTTCGGCGCGTATTCCTCGATGGTCGAAATCACGGCTTCGCCCAATTGAGTTCGGCGCTCGTCATTCCAGCCGCCCTCCAAATCATACGGCGCATATTGCACAAAGCACGACATCACATGCGCACCAGGCGGCGCCATATCGGGATCGATCATCGAAGGGAAGATCATGTCAATGTACGGGCGTTTTGAAATCTGCCCATACTTCGCGTCGTCGTAGGCGCGCTCGATGTAATCAATGCTCGGGCTGATCGAAACCGCGCCGCGATGCAAAACCGATTCGTGTCCTTTTTCAAACGGCAGAGCCGTAAAGTTTGGCAGTTCGCTCAATGCAATATTGACCTTACCCGATGAGCCGCGTGTGCGAAAATTTTTGATGGACGTGACGAAATCATCAGGCAGATATTTGTCCTCGACGAATTGCAGGAACGTCCGTTTTGGATCCGCCGCCGACATGACCACTTTGGATTGAATCTCATCTCCATTTTCTAGGATGACGCCCACTGCGCTTCCATTCTTGACCTTGACCTGCTTCACGGATGCCTCGACTCTGATCTCCACCCCGAGCGCTTGCGCCGCGTTAAGGATGGAGCCGCTGACTCCGCCAGAGCCGTTTTTGGCAAAACCCCACGCACGAAACGCGCCGTCAATTTCGCCCATGTAATGATGGAGCAGTACATACGCCGTCCCTGGCGAGCGCGGACCCAAAAACGTGCCGATGATTCCGCTGGCGGCTTTTGTGCCTTTGAGCGCGTCGGTCTCGAACCACTCCTCCAGCAAATCGGCGGACGATTGTGTAGCAAGTTTTGCAATCGTATAAAGTTCTTTTTCTTTTAAACTCGCCGCGTATTGACCAACTTTCAGCAATCCCATCATGTCGCGCACGCTCAACGAAGATGGGTCAGGCGGAATTAAATTGATGATCGGCTTGATCGCTTTGGCGGCGCGCGCCATCACGCGTGAGTATTCGTCGTACGCTTCCGCATCCTTCGGCGAGTGACGATAAATTTCACGGCGGGTCAAATCGTGGTCGTCCCACGCGGCGAGATAATCCCCGTTTTCCATTGGCGTAAATGTGCTGGGCAACGGCAGGATTTTCAATCCGTGCTTCGGCAACTCCAAATCACGGATGATCTCTGGGCGCAACAAACTCACCACATACGAAAACTCGGTGAACTTGTAGCCAGGGAAAATCTCCTCCGTCACCGCCGCCCCGCCGACGATGTGTCTGCGCTCCAGTACCACGACCTTCTTCCCCGCCCGTGCCAGATACGCCGCGGCGACAAGTCCATTGTGCCCGCCGCCGATGATGATTGCGTCGTACTTGTTTGATGATGTCATAAATAAATCCTATTCAAATGTCATTGCGAGCCCCGAGGCTCAAGCGCCGAGTGGGAGAAGCAATCTCCTGACAATAGCTATACACTTGTTTTGAGGAGATTGCTTCGTCGCAAAGAGCAAGAGCGCTCCTCGCAACGACATTAGCTATTTCTTTTTCCACTCAGGCTCATAAAACGGCAACTTGACCACTTTCGCAGGCGCGTGTTGACGGTGATGCTCGACCGTGATTTCCATTCTCACATCCGTGCCGATTTCATAATATGGTTTTTGTAAATGAGCCAAAGCGATATATTTCTTCAACAACGGCGACCACGTTGAAGTGGAAGCGTAGCCAACTTGCACGTTGCCAACTAAAATTGGCAAACTTCCGCGAATTGCCATGCCAGGGATTTGAGGCGGCAAGCCGACTCGCTTGAAGATGTTTTCCATGCCCACCCAGTCCACTTCCAAGCCGACCATCTTCCACGCCGAGCCCTCGCGCTTTTCTTTCTCCAACGCGCGCCGACCGACGAAGTAGCCTTGTTTATCAAGCGCGACTGTCCAATCGAGCCCCAATTCAAACGGCGATGATTTTTGTGATTCGATCCACGCGTGAGATGAAGATGTGTAATCCACATCTAACATGAACAGACCTGCTTCTACTCGTGCCATGTCCATGGCAAGGATGCCGACGGGCGTAATGCCGTAATCTGCACCTGCTTCCATTAATGTATCCCAAACTTTGAGCGCGTCCTTCGCGTCCATCCAAATTTCGTAGCCGAGGTCGCCTGTGTAGCCTGTTCTCGAAATCGTGACTTCGATCCCGTTGATTTTATTTTTCATCAAGCGGAAATACTTCAACTCATCCACTGACGTTTCAGTGACTTTGTTCAAAACTTTTCTTGTGTTCGGACCCTGAAAACTCAACGCCGCAACGTCATCTGTTACTTCGGTGATTTCAACCTGCATGTCAACAGCATTCATCATTAACCAGCGCAGATTCGGTTCGGCGGCAGTTAAGCGGAAAGTTGTTTCATCCAACCGTGAGACTGTCCCATCGTCAATCATCTTGCCCTCTTCGTCACACCAACCCGTGTATGCGACTTGTCCCACCTTCATTTTGTGGATGTCTCTGGTTGTGACGCGATGCAACAACGCCGCCGCATCTTTGCCTTTGATGATGTACTTGATCAACGGCGAAACGTCAATCAACGCCGCCGAATTGCGGATCGCCCAATACTCGCGGTCGAGCACATGCTCATACGAGCTGACGACAAAATATCCCGCCCACTTGCGCCAGTTCTGCGGCTGGCACAACGCGGAGGTTCGTTCATGGAAGGGGGTGGTTTTGAGGTTGAACATAAATTCCTAAAGATGACGATGGACAATAGACCAATGACCATGTTCTTGTCGTCAATCGTCTATGGTCTATTGTCCGTTTGAATATTCCGCCGGTGCGAAAAAGACCAATACCGTCAACTATGTTTTCTACTCAAATAAGAACGATAGAGCCAGACAATACCGCCTGCGACAATGATCCCGATGATAATCATGGGTTCATGCGCTTTGGCGTTTTCAAACAACGCCTCCATCACGTGACCGATGAGTTTGCCCGCCAACCCGAAGGTCAGCGCCCAGAGCGCGGCTCCGATAAAGTCAAAGAAGGCGAACCGTTCTGCGTCGAACTTTGACGTGCCCATCACGAACGGAAGAACCGTCCGCAAGCCGTACATGAACCGAATCCCGATGGCGAGCGCGTCTGGGTTGCGCCCAAGCAGTGACCGCGCCCTGTCTGCGTGATGTTTCCATGCCGGTCTCTTCTCAAGGAAGCGACTGCCCTGTGTGCGACCCAGCCAGAAGAAGAACTGGTCGGAGGCAAAAGAAACCGCGCAGCCCAATGCGATCACCAGCGGCAGGTTGAAATAACCGCGGTGCGCCATGAAAGCGCCCAAAACGAGGACTGTCTCGCCTTCAAGCAGTAATCCGATGATCAGGGCTGGATAGCCGAATTGAGAAATGATCGTTTCGAGGTGCACTTTCCATCTTTCAAAACTTACCCGACCGGTAGAGAACTGCCTTCATTGTATGGAACATCAAAGAGAAACTGCCTGGCGCGCCTGCATTTTACATTATATATAATTTAGCGGCAAATATGATTTTTACTCACTCATGCCTTCGCCTGATTTGCTATACTAAAATCGCTATAACGATTTCCCTTTGACATTATGTTTTCGGAACCCGAGCTGCACAAAACTTCTTCGTTCGCCAGCCGATTGGATGCGCTTCATTCGCGTTGGGATGTGTTCGCCGTTCGTCTGGTCGCAGTGTTGACGACGGCGACGGGCGCCATCAATGCGCTTTCCGCCACGTTACCCGTCCTGCAGGAGTTCGCGGATTTTTTGATAGAAGTTCGTAAAGGGATGTGGTTTTGAGGTTGAGCATAAATCCCTAGATGACGATGGACGATAGACCATTGACCATGTTCTCGTCGTCAATTGTCTATGGTCTATTGTCCGTTTGAATATTCCGCTGGCGCAAAGAAGACCAACACCGTCAACTCTTCCTCGATCGAGTGGAAACGATGCTCCACGTTTTTCGCTACATAGACGATTGACCCCGCTTTCACATCACGGTCTTCATCGCCAACTTTGATTTTCCCCTTGCCGCCGACAACGTAATACACCTCATCCTCCGTGTGCGGACCTTGCGGGTCGGTTCCTCCAGCGGGCAGAACATAAACTCCCATGCTCAAATCTGGAACTTTGAGGAATTCGAGGTAGAGTTTGTTCGAGTCTTTTTGTTGCTGAATCAGTTGAGTGAGTTCGTGGGTGAGCATAATTTCCTCCGACCATGGTCTACAATTACATGCAATTCTACCCGCCCGCCGCCGATTCCAAAAACGAGAGATTCCACCGGGGGTGTCAAAAGGGTAAGCGAACGAAGTCGGTGATGCGGGAGAAGTAGTTGGGAAATTGGAGTTTCTGGCAACCCATCCAATCGTCACGCAATACGATGATTATCATCGGAATTAAATGATTTTATTCCTACTGGTAAATCGCTTCCCGATGCTACACTTGAACTGATTAATATCCACTGCGATGGCTTGACGCATCATTTCTATTCACCTAGACAAACGCGGACCGGGCGGATTGGGTCTGGCATAAGGGTGAAGAAGGGTCATCAACGGTGGTAGCCGTTCCGTGCCCAACCTTGGAGGATTCATCCATGCCCGAACCGTTAACCGAATCGGAACTTTCCCCTCTCGATCAAATCCGAATGGCTGAAGCGGAAGTGACGCGTATGCTGATCGCGGCGCGTGAATCGTCTGACCGCATCGTTGCCGAGGCGCGGGGACAAGCCTCCCTGTTGAAAAAAGAAGCGCGGGAATCCGGCGCCCGGCAGGGACAGTTGCAGCACAAAGAGATCGTGTTGCAAGCCGAAGAAGAGGCGCGGCGGATCATGGAAAAAGCGCAAGAGGACGCGTCCACGCTGAAGCGGAAGGGGCAAGCCCAAATGGAGAAAGCGATCCGAGAGGCGATGGATGTCGTCCTCGGTCTGCAAGGAGGCGGGCATCCCAATGAATCGTGAAATGATCCCCATCCAAATTGTCGGATTGAAAGCCGACCTGCAGGCGGCGTTGCGCGCGCTGCGCGGGTTGGGCTGTGTGCACATCGAGGAACTGAGCGAACTGCCGGAGATCTCGGCGCGTCCGCTCGTGCCGGACCAGGAGACAATGCGCAAACAGGAGGAACGTAGCCTGCTGGCGGCGCGCATTGGCGGCTTGCTCGATGCGCTTGAAAGCGCGCCGTCGAAAACGCTTCCCGCGCCTTCGGAAAATTATCTAAGCGAGGCGCACGCCGGTGTGGAAGAGTTGATGCCGAAGGTGAAAGCGCTCGCGGCGCAAAAAGAAAAACTGGAGGCAGAACTCGCCTCCCTGCCGCGCTTCGAAGCGACTCTCCGCAAACTACTGCCGATTCTGCCAGCCTCGGTGCGTGAACCGGGTAACCGTTCGGTTGGAATTTTGGTCAGCCGCGAACACATGGACATCCTCGATGTGGTGAGCAAGCACGTGTTCGACCTCACGCAAGGACAAGCCGAAGCGGTCGCGACGGATGTGGATCAGTCCACGCGCGCGATGTTAATCGTGTTCGCCGAAAAATTTACCCAGGAGATCGAAGCGCTGTTGGGGCGCGAGGATATTTCACGCCTGCGCCTGCCCGCCGAACTGGGCGAAGGCTCGCCGGATGTGGCGTTGGCTGAGTTGTATCGCCGCATGAACGCCATCCCCGACCAGATCAAAGAGATTCAACGCGAACTCGCCGCGCTCTCCGCGCAGTGGACGGAGCGTCTCGCCGGTTGGCGCGCGGCATTGCAGGATGAGATCGAAGCGTCGTCCGTCCTCCCCAAGTTCGGCGAAACGGATACGACCTTCGTGCTGGCAGGCTGGGTGCCGGCAAACGATCTGGAACGCGTCGAAACCGCGTTGCGCGCAAGCGCTGACGGCAACTCCATCCTCGTTCAAAAATTGAAACTGACCCCCGCCTTGAAAAAGCGCGCGCCGGTCATCCTGCAAAACCCAGCGATCGTGAAACCGTTCGAAAGTCTGGTGAATATGCTCGCTTTGCCGCGCTACGGTCATGTTGACCCCTCGCGCTTGATGGCATTCTTCCTGCCGATCTTCTTCGGCATGATCCTTGGGGATGTCGGCTATGGGACCGTCGCGCTGCTCCTCAGCCTCGGCTTGTTGCGCCGGTTCAAAACAGGCATCACGCGCGACATCCTGCTCGTGCTGGCAATGGGCGCGGCGTGGGCGATCGTCTTCGGCTTCCTGTTCGGCGAGGCGTTCGGCACGCTCGGCGAACATTTCGGAATGCACGCGCTGTGGTTCGACCGCACCAGACCCGAAAATGTGATGAGTCTCTTGCTCATGACCGTCGGCATCGGCGCGGCGCATATCACCCTCGGTCTCCTCATCGGAGTATGGGAAGCGGTCAAAGACCGGAGCCGCAGTCACCTGCTCGAACGCGGCGGGATGCTGATCGGCTTGATGGGTCTCTTCTTCATCGTGGGCATCCTCGCCGATTCGCTCCCGCAAGGATTTATGAGCGTCTCCATCGCTCTGGTTGTGGTCGGGGTCGTCATGCTCGGCGCGTCGCTTGGCTCGCTGGGAATTGTGATGGGACCCATCGAGTTCATCACCCTGATCGGTAACGTGCTTTCCTATTTGAGGATCGCGGCGATCGGGCTCGCCTCGGTCTTTCTCGCTAAAGTCGCCAACGAAATGGCGGGCATGGTCGGCAACGTGATCGTCGGCGCGATCCTTGCCATCCTCATCCACGCGTTGAATCTGGTATTGGGCATGTTCAGCCCCACCATTCATAGCCTGCGTCTGCATTACGTGGAGTTCTTCCGCAAGTTCTACGAAGGCGGAGGCAGGGCGTACCAGCCGTTCAAGAGCAAGTTGTGAAAAATATCCAAACCGCAAAACACGCAAAGAACGCCAAGCAGAAGCAAAGATCATTCTTTGTAAATTAAAACGAAAAAGGAGTCAAACATGGAAATTGACCTCACTGCAATTGGAACCGGACTGACTGCCATCGGCGCGGGGCTTGCCATCGGGCTTGCCGCCATCGGCACCGGCTTGGCGCAGGGGCGCATCGGCTCGGCAGGCGCGGGCGTGGTTGCCGAAAAACCCGAAGCCCTCGGCACGATCATCCTGCTCATCGCCATCCCGGAAACGATGGTGATCCTCGGCTTCGCTGT contains the following coding sequences:
- a CDS encoding V-type ATP synthase subunit I, producing the protein MNREMIPIQIVGLKADLQAALRALRGLGCVHIEELSELPEISARPLVPDQETMRKQEERSLLAARIGGLLDALESAPSKTLPAPSENYLSEAHAGVEELMPKVKALAAQKEKLEAELASLPRFEATLRKLLPILPASVREPGNRSVGILVSREHMDILDVVSKHVFDLTQGQAEAVATDVDQSTRAMLIVFAEKFTQEIEALLGREDISRLRLPAELGEGSPDVALAELYRRMNAIPDQIKEIQRELAALSAQWTERLAGWRAALQDEIEASSVLPKFGETDTTFVLAGWVPANDLERVETALRASADGNSILVQKLKLTPALKKRAPVILQNPAIVKPFESLVNMLALPRYGHVDPSRLMAFFLPIFFGMILGDVGYGTVALLLSLGLLRRFKTGITRDILLVLAMGAAWAIVFGFLFGEAFGTLGEHFGMHALWFDRTRPENVMSLLLMTVGIGAAHITLGLLIGVWEAVKDRSRSHLLERGGMLIGLMGLFFIVGILADSLPQGFMSVSIALVVVGVVMLGASLGSLGIVMGPIEFITLIGNVLSYLRIAAIGLASVFLAKVANEMAGMVGNVIVGAILAILIHALNLVLGMFSPTIHSLRLHYVEFFRKFYEGGGRAYQPFKSKL
- a CDS encoding cupin domain-containing protein, with translation MLTHELTQLIQQQKDSNKLYLEFLKVPDLSMGVYVLPAGGTDPQGPHTEDEVYYVVGGKGKIKVGDEDRDVKAGSIVYVAKNVEHRFHSIEEELTVLVFFAPAEYSNGQ
- a CDS encoding aminomethyltransferase family protein translates to MFNLKTTPFHERTSALCQPQNWRKWAGYFVVSSYEHVLDREYWAIRNSAALIDVSPLIKYIIKGKDAAALLHRVTTRDIHKMKVGQVAYTGWCDEEGKMIDDGTVSRLDETTFRLTAAEPNLRWLMMNAVDMQVEITEVTDDVAALSFQGPNTRKVLNKVTETSVDELKYFRLMKNKINGIEVTISRTGYTGDLGYEIWMDAKDALKVWDTLMEAGADYGITPVGILAMDMARVEAGLFMLDVDYTSSSHAWIESQKSSPFELGLDWTVALDKQGYFVGRRALEKEKREGSAWKMVGLEVDWVGMENIFKRVGLPPQIPGMAIRGSLPILVGNVQVGYASTSTWSPLLKKYIALAHLQKPYYEIGTDVRMEITVEHHRQHAPAKVVKLPFYEPEWKKK
- a CDS encoding V-type ATPase subunit subunit G family protein; this translates as MPEPLTESELSPLDQIRMAEAEVTRMLIAARESSDRIVAEARGQASLLKKEARESGARQGQLQHKEIVLQAEEEARRIMEKAQEDASTLKRKGQAQMEKAIREAMDVVLGLQGGGHPNES
- a CDS encoding DedA family protein; the encoded protein is MHLETIISQFGYPALIIGLLLEGETVLVLGAFMAHRGYFNLPLVIALGCAVSFASDQFFFWLGRTQGSRFLEKRPAWKHHADRARSLLGRNPDALAIGIRFMYGLRTVLPFVMGTSKFDAERFAFFDFIGAALWALTFGLAGKLIGHVMEALFENAKAHEPMIIIGIIVAGGIVWLYRSYLSRKHS
- a CDS encoding NAD(P)/FAD-dependent oxidoreductase, with protein sequence MTSSNKYDAIIIGGGHNGLVAAAYLARAGKKVVVLERRHIVGGAAVTEEIFPGYKFTEFSYVVSLLRPEIIRDLELPKHGLKILPLPSTFTPMENGDYLAAWDDHDLTRREIYRHSPKDAEAYDEYSRVMARAAKAIKPIINLIPPDPSSLSVRDMMGLLKVGQYAASLKEKELYTIAKLATQSSADLLEEWFETDALKGTKAASGIIGTFLGPRSPGTAYVLLHHYMGEIDGAFRAWGFAKNGSGGVSGSILNAAQALGVEIRVEASVKQVKVKNGSAVGVILENGDEIQSKVVMSAADPKRTFLQFVEDKYLPDDFVTSIKNFRTRGSSGKVNIALSELPNFTALPFEKGHESVLHRGAVSISPSIDYIERAYDDAKYGQISKRPYIDMIFPSMIDPDMAPPGAHVMSCFVQYAPYDLEGGWNDERRTQLGEAVISTIEEYAPNIRKCIVGMQVISPKDIEAIAGITGGNIFHGELLLHQIFFLRPTPQWADFRTPLKGYYFGASGAHPGGGVMGAAGMLAAKEMLKDGNL